In Anomaloglossus baeobatrachus isolate aAnoBae1 chromosome 10, aAnoBae1.hap1, whole genome shotgun sequence, the genomic window accagatttgttgcttaaaattttattttccctctCTAAAACcttatcttatggtccgaaaaatatggtatataccaAACTAATAAACTGGAGTTCGGTAAAAGGGTGCACTGGTCTAGGATGGGGGACTGTATACAAGCAGCGTCTCTAGTGGATCAGGCTCACATCTGTGCATTATACCGAAAGCTGAATGCATTTCATGGGAACGGTATAATGCTCCATGTCTCCTGCTGTAGGAggaattaaaggaaatctgtcaggtttttgctccctcatctgatagcagcataatgtagaggaaaagaccctgattccagcgatgtgtcacttactgaactatttactgtcattttgataaaaatcaatgttttctctgctgcagatctagcagttatacagagctcatgaatatgctggacttccTGCAGCACGCCAAATAGTTCTcgaatgataaaatcactgattaatcagcagtaggttatcaaaactacactaagcagcccagtaagtgacatatcgctggaattagggtctctgtctctacattatgctgttctcagattagttggcaaaaacctggtgacagattcactttaaatcgATTCTCCATGTATGGAGTGGCCTCATAAGTTGAGCCTGCACCATAAGCGGCAAATACATATAGCCCAGGCCGATCAGGCTGGTTTTTTTGGTAATTATTTACATGTCACTGTTGATCACTAACAGTGGTATTTGGACGTTTttacccatttttcagtacatttaaTGGTAACATGAATGGGGTCATTCAACATGACAAATCGTCCCACACAAAGAACAAGCCCTCACGTAGCTATGTggacggaaaaattaaaaaaaaaaaaaatggttcttgGAAAAAGGGGAAGAAAGTTTGAAAAATTGCTGTCACGAAGGGGTTAATAGCCAGTTTAACCACAAGACGGCACTTCTGATGCACAAAGTCCAATCAGTAATAGATGGTTCTGTTCACAGACGGTCACTGTTCTGCAGAGTGAAGATTGGCACCCAGATAACTGGGATATTTCCAAGGAACGCTGGTTCCCGATAATTGTGCAGTGTGAATGCACCCTTGGGGTAGGTTCCCACGATCAGGAATAGCAGCGTATAGAGGAGTGTACTCTATGGGAACACAGCGAAAATACGTAGAGCCCAAAATCCCGATCGTGGGCACGAACACAGCActctcctgcggagaacactcgcgtctccacaggagggATGACTATGTCTAGGACGCAGTGTTTACAGATCGTGTGCACCCACCCTTATGCTAGCCAAGAGAAATCCAGAATGGATAAGTCTCAATGGGGGCGTGCAGGAATAAAATGTGCCCAATTCATTAAAAGGCCCgtgccacttaaagggaatctgaagGGTCCACTATGCCCTCCAACACACCAGTATTTGTATCTTTATTACTAAATACCCAACCTAACAATCCTTTTATATTGTCTGACATCTAAACACACGTTTTGGGAACTCTCTCCAAATTTCATGCATGCGCGCAGCTTTCTGCATTACGTCTCTGATGCCGGAtgtacacgtcccagcttcagagagataAGCACCTCACAAGTCTGGAAATGAAGAGGCAGTCTTCTTCACATTTGGACATACACAGTGCGCCTCAAATGCACGATGGACGCGTACCCGGCGTCAGAAGCGCAACCATGTTAGTGCAGAAAGCTGCGTGCATGCGCGAGATTTGCAGAGCTGGTGATGACTCAGCCACTTACAAATCATATCACACCCACAGGAATGTAATCACATGGTGAGTGGGCTAACTAGTCTGGAGAAGTAACGTCCCATCGACTAGTCAAAATACGTAATTAGCATATTAAACTCAGGATATAGAaagactttttttttaaacatatatcAAGGTGTCAAGAGAATATAAAGGACTCGTTGGCTGGGTATTACCTCACACAGGTCCTACTAGTGAAAAGGTAAATCGATTGTAGcgcaaggccggggccacacggggattactgtgatccccttgcatgacactcgtctcacgctggcagcacagcagagccgagtgtcatgcgagtgtcccttcgcctgaggtccgaccatgcgagcggacctcagttgcgagggacgggccggcactaaggaggggagggatttatctccctctctcctccgtagccggctattgcgattctcactctgcacgcgtggtacaccggtgtaccgggagtgcagtgcgatttttctcttgccacatagacttaaggccctgtgcgcacttgccgttttttcccacggatttcctgcggttttgctgcatgtgtcactgcatgttatgttcataacatctctgcagtgattcaccagcaaaacctaatggggaaaaaaaaaatgctgtgcgcactatgcggattttgacagctgcatgttttgctgtgggattcccacagcaaaaacaattgcatgtcacttccttTCCGCAcgccgctgcgggatttcactccattgactgccatgtaattgtgaaatctcgcagggaataacgcaggccgcaaattctgtgcggttcattgcgttttcctgcggtaGTTCGCGTTTTACCTGcgataatgttcatcgctgcctgcagtttgcagggaagtgatgtcattatgacaggaagatgaagcggagcagagagtaaacacacacacatcacagacacacacacatcacatcacagacacagacatatagaatacacatacaaatcaaacagacatataaaaataaaaaaacgtgggctccgccgtatttttacagtctagccgaggtaagcacacagtggcggcccggtattctcaggctggggagggcgagggccagggttaatgccccctcctcccgcagccgagaatgtcagcccgcagctgcccctggactgtcgcatccattacgcggcagtaccggagtgtccccggctcttcctgttgccgtgatgcagtggcaatcagggtaatataaggagttaatggcagcagatcgccgccactaagtccaggcttgatcatgacagcgtctatgtgacagctgacatgatcaatccataagtaaagtgaaaaaaacacacacaccgaaaaatcctttattttaaataaaacacaaaaaagcccctgtttcacccctttactaaccccccccccccccccccccccccccccccaaacacacagcttcggcgtaatccacgtcctgcaatgcttgcatccagccacaACTGACACactgcgctgaatgcagcctcgcaacgagacagcagaggtaaccacaggacatttcccacggtcggtaatgtgaacaacacattgcCGCTCGAGAGAActgcagggactctatctatccttctgtctatttatccatgtcagaaggaaatgactttttttttcttcaatgtgctttattgcattgaatgcattaaaacacatgtaccaacccgcacgcggcaataccgcaaacaataccgtggtaaaaccgcatgcggttttcgggtgcggtttgccgcgtttttttaccgcgggtgcggtaatctttcagaccatgcggaattttcttaagaaaattccgttttccagtgcgcacagggccttacagttgcagcatgctgcgattgttttctcggtccgattagggctgagaaaataattgctcatgggtgctgggatataggttaacattggttcgagtggaatgcgattttttatcgcactccactcgcaccgattttcgtgCCGTGTCGCTTAGACCTAATACTTACTGTAATTATAACAGGgggaactatgaatacccccccagatattttctgatccttagctgctgtcactcaagaagctgcagaTTTTATAAAACTTTacttttcaaaacctaaacatccgagctgaccactaaaggtacgtatagaatcagcctgatagtgccagtatagcactggctttaggttatatgtgaAAATTCTGGTGATTTGTTCCCTTTAACAATATTGTCCATTGCTGTTAATCAACACGATGTATAATTAGCCAGAATCCCCCCTTCTTTCACTTACCGCCATGGTCACACATAAATCCCGACCCACAAGAGAAGAAACAAAACTCCGAATCCCATGAAGAGCGAAGCGACCAGTGAAATAAGGAGCTCCTTGTAAACGTCCCTAGTGTATTTGGTGGACGTCACCTCGTAGCTGTAGTAATCTATTAAGGAAGAGAAACTTCTAAAGAGGAAGATAAGATGCAAATCCTAACTTCCTAAAAGGTTCATGGACTAAATCTAAGTCTATGGGGTAACATGAAATGACTATTGGCATGAGAACATCACTAACACCTGGTACTATATTAGAATATTGACACTGCAATCAGAATTGGTCCTAAATTATAAATGAAAGTATTTGACAGAGGGGTTTTTCCCCTATGGATCAATGCTTGCTATGTCTGGATGTGgccctagagcaggggtctcaaacacgcggcccgcgggccgcatgcggccctttaggtggcttcttgcggcccgcaggcccgtggacctggtaaagatggcgaccggtgcagagGCCGCAGatgccagttatttatttcagcctacagttttgtctttgccgcgcacagtgaaattctcgctgcagaacgcaataacagccgcctgccaatcagaggcaagcacctgctgcatatgacctcagatgattgcctgtgattggccagtggctgttgtgcagtgagaactgctctgcacgcgccggccgaaagttcagcgatgacagcagctgtgatcattaccgggtccacgtgcctgcgtgccgctgacagcaggtgagaagaatgttttcgtgtgtgtggggttctgtgttgctggctgaggctgcactgtgtgtgtgtgtgtgtgtgtgtgtgtgtgtgtgtgtgtgtgtgtgtgtgtggtggctgaggcttcaccgagtccacgtgcctgcatgccgctgacagcaggtgagaagaatgttttcctgtgtgtgtgtgtgtgtgtgtttctgttgctggctgaggctgcacagagtgtgtgtgtgtgagctgaaactgcacaggatgggggggggggggtgtgagctgaggctgcacagggtggggggggggtgatctgaggctgcacagggtgggggggggggggtgtgagctgaggctgcacagggtgggggggggtgtgtgtgagctgaggctgcacagggtggggggggggtgtgtgtgagctgaggctgcacagggtgggggggggtgtgtgtgagctgaggctgcacagggtgggggggggtgtgtgtgagctgaggctgcacagggtgggggggggggtgagctgaggctgcacagggtggggggaggggtgtgtgtgagctgaggctgcacagggtgggggtgtgtgtgtgagctgaggctgcacagggtgggggggggggtgagctgaggctgcacagggtggggggaggggtgtgtgtgtgagctgaggctgcacagggtgggggtgtgtgtgtgtgtgagctgaggctgcacagggtgggggggggtgtgtgggctgaggctgcacagggtggggggaggggtgtgtgtgtgagctgaggctgcacagggtgggtgtgtgtgtgtgtgtgtgtgtgtgtgtgtgtgtgtgagctgaggctgcacagggtggggggggggggtgtgggctgaggctgcacgggggggtgtgagctgaggctgcacagggtgggggggtgtgagctgaggctgcacagggtggggcgggggtgtgtgtgtgagctgaggctgcacagggttggggggggtgtgtgtgagctgaggctgcacagggtgggggggggtgtgtgagctgaggctgcacagggtggggggggtgtgtgggctgaggctgcacgggggggggtgtgagctgaggttgcacagggtggggtgtgtgtgagctgaggctgcacagggtggggggtgtgtgagctgaggctgcacagggaggggtgtgagctgaggctgcacaggggggggggggtgggtgtgagctgaggctgcacagggtggggggggtgggagctgaggctgcacagggtggggggtgtgtgagctgaggctgcacagggggggggggtgtgagctgaggctgcacagggggggggtgtgagctgaggctgcacagggtggggagggtgtgtgtgtgtgtgagctgaggctgcacagggtggggggtgtgtgagctgaggctgcacagggtggggggtgtgtgagctgaggctgcacagggtgggggggggtgtgtgagctgaggcagaccggggtgggggggtgtggggtgtgtgtgtgtgtgtgtgtgtgtgtgtgtgtgtgtgtgtgtgtgtgtgagcctaggctgcacagggtgggggtgtgtgtgtgtgtgtgtgagctgaggctgcactgggtggggggtgtgtgtgtgtgtgtgtgtgtgtgtgtgttagctgaggctggggcacattgctacaaggggacaaggatgcacacatttttacagaatgggaaacaagatggggcacattactacaagatgttggccaaagaagggaattttgtttacttactgtaaattccttttcttctagctccaattgggagacccagacaattggggtgtatagcttctgcctccggaggccacacaaagtattacacttaaaagtgtaaacccctccccttctgcctatacacccccccgtgcatcacgggctcctcagttttggtgtaaaagcaggaaggaggaaacttataaattggtaaattcaatccgaaggatgttcggagaactgaaaaccattcaacatgaacaacatgtgtacacaaaagaacaacagcccgaagggaacaggggcgggtgctgggtctcccaattggagctagaagaaaaggaatttacggtaagtaaacaaaattcccttcttctttgtcgctccattgggagacccagacaattgggacgtccaaaagcagtccctgggtgggtaaaataatacctcggtaatagagccgtaatacggccccttcctacaggtgggcaaccgccgcctgaaggactcgcctacctaggctggcatctgccgaagcataggtatgcacctgatagtgtttcgtgaaagtgtgcagactcgaccaggtagccgcctgacacacctgctgagccgtagcctggtgtcgcaaagcccaggacgcacccacggctctggtagaatgggccttcagccctgaaggaaccggaagcccagaagatcggtaggcttcaagaattggttccttgatccaccgagccaaggttgacttggaagcctgcgaccctttacgctggccagcgacaaggacaaagagcgcatccgagcggcgcagaggcgccgtacgagaaatgtagagtctgagtgctctcaccagatctaacaagtgcaaatccttttcacattggtgaacaggatgaggacaaaaagaaggtaaggagatatcctgattgagatgaaaaggggataccaccttagggagaaattccggaaccggacgcagaaccaccttgtcctggtgaaacaccaggaagggggctttgcatgacagcgctgctagctcagacactctccgaagtgatgtgactgccactaggaagaccaccttctgcgaaagacgtgaaagagaaatatccctcattggctcgaagggtggtttctgaagagccgttagcaccctgttcagatcccagggttctagcggacgcttgtaaggagggactatgtggcaaaccccctgcaggaacgtgcgtacctgtggaagcctggctaggcgcttttgaaaaaatacacagagcgccgagacttgtcccttaagggagccgagagacaaacctttttccattccggattgaaggaaggacagaaaagtgggcaaggcaaatggccagggagtaaaaccctgatcagagcaccaggataagaagatcctccacgtcctgtggtagatcttggcggacgttggtttcctggcctgtctcatagtggcaatgacctcttgagataaccctgaagacgctaggatccaggactcaatggccacacagtcaggttgagggccgcagaattcagatggaaaaatggcccttgagacagcaagtctggtcggtctggtagtgcccacggttggcccaccgtgagataccacagatccgggtaccacgacctcctcggccagtctggagcgacgaggatggcgcgacggcagtcggacctgatcttgcgtaacactctgggcagcagtgccagaggaggaaatacataaggcagttgaaactgcgaccaatcctgaactaatgcgtctgccgccagagctctgtgatcttgagaacgtgccatgaatgccgggaccttgttgttgtgccgggacgccattaggtcgacgtccggcttcccccagcggcaacagatctcttgaaacacgtccgggtgaagagaccattcccctgcgtccatgccctggcgactgagaaagtctgcttcccagttttctgcgcccgggatgtgaactgcggagatggtggaggctgtggcttccacccacagcagaatccgccggacttcctggaaggcttgctgactgcgtgtgccgccttggtggttgatgtatgccaccgccgtggcgttgtccaactgaattcggatctgcctgccttccagccacggctggaacgcctttagggctagatacactgcccttatctccagaacattgatctgaagggaggactctggctgagtccaggtcccctgagccctgtggtggagaaagaccgctccccaccctgatagactcgcgtccgtcgtgaccaccgcccaggatgggggcaggaaggatttccccttcgacaacgaagtgggaagaagccaccactgaagggaggccttggctgcccgagaaagggagacgttcctgtctagggacgtcgatttcctgtcccatttgcggagaatgtcccattgaagtggacgcagatgaaactgcgcaaaaggaactgcctccattgctgccaccatcttccctaggaagtgcatgaggcgcctcaaggggtgcgactggactcgaaggagagattgcacccctgtctgtagtgaacgctgtttgtccagaggaagcttcactatcgctgagagagtatgaaactccatgccgagatatgtcagtgattgggccggtgtcagttttgactttgggaaattgatgatccacccgaatctctggagagtctccagagcaatgttcaggctgtgttggcatgccacctgagaaggggccttgaccagcagatcgtctaagtaagggatcaccgagtgtccctgagagtgtaggactgctaccactgttgccatgaccttggtgaagacccgtggggctgtcgccaggccgaaaggcagtgccacgaactgaaggtgttcgtccccgatggcgaaacgcaggaagcgctgatgctctgatgcaatcggcacgtggagataagcatccctgatgtcgattgatgctaggaagtctccttgggacattgaggcgatgacggagcggagagattccatccggaaccgcctggttttcacgtgtctgttgagcagttttaggtccagaacgggacggaaagatccgtccttttttggcaccacaaacaagttggagtaaaagccgtggccccgttgctgaaggggaacagggaccaccactccttctgccttcagagtgctcaccgcctgaaggagagcatcggctcgctcgggggaggagatgttctgaagaaacgagtcagaggacgagagctgaactctatcctgtaaccgtgagacaaaatgtctcgcacccatcggtcttggacatgtggcaaccaggcgtcgcaaaagcgggagagcctgccaccgaccgaggatgcggtttgaggaggccgaaagtcatgaggaggccgctttgggagcggtcccTCCGGCgttct contains:
- the TMEM258 gene encoding dolichyl-diphosphooligosaccharide--protein glycosyltransferase subunit TMEM258 codes for the protein MELEAMSRYTSPVNPAVFPHLTVVLLAIGMFFTAWFFVYEVTSTKYTRDVYKELLISLVASLFMGFGVLFLLLWVGIYV